In Ctenopharyngodon idella isolate HZGC_01 chromosome 1, HZGC01, whole genome shotgun sequence, a single genomic region encodes these proteins:
- the lpar2b gene encoding lysophosphatidic acid receptor 2b isoform X1: MVCYYNETIAFFYFINNKEISVHWGLMEASVIFLGLFVCIFAIFANILVMMAIFMNRRFHYPIYYLLGNLAAADLFAGISYFYLIFRTGPWTIKLSIYQWFVRQALIDTSLTASLINLLAIALERHQTIFSMQLHSKMTNHRVVLLIIGIWLIAIVIGLVPNMGWNCVCNIETCSTVAPLYSRSYLVFWAVMNQLIFLVMVAIYTRIFIYVLRKNQQMSQHTSQVQHKETVVNLMKTIVMILGCFMVCWTPGLVLLLVDGLCSLCDVLTYEKLFLVLAECNSFMNPIIYSYRDKDMRDTFKRMFCYLCRRSQQTGEHSGIRFKTFKQEVLSESDGTKKKKKSFFVIFLYKYLNNVKSAYCTFTGEAKLLRILGY, from the exons ATGGTTTGCTACTACAACGAGACTATAGCTTTCTTCTACTTCATCAACAATAAGGAAATCAGCGTCCATTGGGGGCTGATGGAAGCTTCTGTGATTTTCCTGGGACTGTTCGTTTGTATTTTTGCGATCTTCGCCAACATCCTGGTCATGATGGCCATCTTCATGAACCGCAGGTTTCATTACCCCATATACTACCTGCTGGGAAACCTGGCGGCCGCGGATCTGTTCGCTGGCATCTCCTACTTTTACCTGATATTCCGCACTGGTCCCTGGACCATCAAGCTCTCCATATATCAGTGGTTTGTCCGACAG GCTTTGATCGACACCAGTCTGACAGCGTCATTGATTAATCTGTTGGCCATCGCTCTGGAGCGACACCAGACCATCTTCAGCATGCAGCTGCACAGTAAAATGACCAACCACAGGGTCGTGCTGCTCATCATCGGCATCTGGCTCATCGCCATAGTGATAGGTCTGGTGCCCAATATGGGATGGAACTGCGTGTGCAACATTGAGACGTGCTCCACCGTAGCGCCGCTCTACAGCCGCAGTTACCTGGTGTTCTGGGCCGTGATGAACCAGCTGATCTTCTTGGTCATGGTGGCCATCTACACACGCATCTTCATCTATGTTCTGCGCAAGAACCAACAGATGAGCCAGCACACCTCGCAGGTCCAACACAAGGAGACGGTGGTCAACCTCATGAAGACCATCGTCATGATATTGG GTTGTTTTATGGTGTGTTGGACGCCGGGTCTGGTTCTGCTTCTGGTGGACGGCCTGTGTTCATTGTGCGACGTCCTGACGTACGAGAAGTTATTCCTGGTGCTGGCCGAGTGCAACTCCTTCATGAACCCCATCATCTACTCCTACCGTGACAAGGACATGCGCGACACCTTCAAACGCATGTTCTGTTACCTGTGCCGGAGGTCCCAGCAGACGGGCGAGCACTCAGGCATCCGCTTCAAGACCTTCAAGCAAGAGGTACTCTCTGAGAGCGacgggaccaaaaaaaaaaaaaaatctttttttgtcattttcttgtacaaatatttaaacaatgttaaatcagcatactgtacatttactggagaagcaaaattacttaGGATATTAGGATACTGA